From one Thamnophis elegans isolate rThaEle1 chromosome 7, rThaEle1.pri, whole genome shotgun sequence genomic stretch:
- the PPP6R2 gene encoding serine/threonine-protein phosphatase 6 regulatory subunit 2 isoform X11: MFWKFDLNTTSHVDKLLEKEDVTLRELMEEDDVLQECKAQNRKLVDFLCRQACMEELVQLITRQPPLDVDEKVRFKYPNTACELLTSDVPQISDRLGGDEALWDVLYGFLDQEPPLNPLLASFFSKTIGSLIARKAEQVISFLRKKAEFVDLVLKHLETSAMMDLLLRLVSCVEPAPLRQEVLQWLNDAKLVQRLLELIRPHQDEDRQSNASQTLCDIIRLSRDQTNQLQEVADLDPLLASLESQECVEQLLKNMFDEGLTETCLVNGTQVLLTLLEPRRAGLESLSDSFSQGFEKFHPVSSSILQGIEPRLKDFHQLLLQPPKVAPILTTIGILEEPLGNARLHGTRLVAALLHTNTPSVNQELCRLNTMDLLLDLFFKYTWNNFLHFQVELCITAILMHAVPGTKLLTENEEEEEEEEEEGNVSWENAEAPEPLLLTHLFQKCCLVQRILDAWETNDQIQAEGGMRRGNMGHLTRIANTVVQTVEKGPGQSRIREFIRGLPEDCRGRWESFVEETLVEANRRNTVDLVTAHHLHSSSEDEEAKAAFPSEVSLQQAFSEYQVQQMTAIFMDQFGFNDEEFADQDDNINTPFDRIAEINFSTDVEDDSASASLFETCCSEHIQQFDDSEEEEEEEEDIWEENDTNYAAQAKSRSRFGGLRSVEGSSKGSLENGEHDDGCMDSGEEEAEKETAAHSEDPWKAENPATDPSSEGFASHPRTTEEASRMRRETSSRKETKTLPMTLGKSPLGPA; this comes from the exons ATGTTTTGGAAGTTCGATCTGAACACAACGTCCCACGTGGACAAACTGCTGGAGAAAGAGGATGTGACCCTGCGTGAGTTGATGGAGGAAGACGATGTCCTGCAGGAGTGCAAAGCCCAGAACCGGAAGCTGGTGGACTTCCTCTGCCGGCAGGCGTGCATGGAGGAGCTGGTGCAGCTGATCACCCGCCAGCCTCCGCTGGACGTGGATGAGAAGGTTCGCTTCAA GTACCCAAACACGGCCTGTGAGCTGCTGACCTCGGACGTGCCCCAGATCAGTGACCGGCTGGGGGGAGACGAGGCCCTGTGGGACGTCCTCTACGGCTTCTTGGACCAGGAGCCTCCCTTGAACCCCTTGCTGGCCAGTTTCTTCAGCAAGACCATCGGCAGCCTCATCGCTAGGAAAGCGGAGCAG GTGATTTCATTCCTCAGGAAGAAAGCCGAGTTTGTCGATCTGGTGCTGAAGCATCTTGAGACGTCCGCCATGATGGACCTGCTGTTGCGACTGGTCAGCTGCGTGGAGCCGGCTCCCCTTCGCCAGGAAGTGCTGCAG TGGCTGAACGACGCAAAGCTTGTCCAGAGGCTGCTGGAGCTGATCCGCCCTCACCAGGATGAAGAT AGACAATCCAATGCTTCTCAAACCTTGTGTGATATCATCAGGCTGAGCAGAGATCAGACCAACCAGCTGCAGGAGGTGGCTGACCTGGACCCTCTGCTGGCATCCCTCGAGTC GCAGGAGTGCGTGGAGCAGCTTCTGAAGAACATGTTTGATGAGGGATTGACGGAGACCTGCCTTGTGAACGGGACCCAGGTTTTGCTGACGCTGCTGGAGCCGAGGAGAGCTGG CTTGGAGTCACTTTCTGACTCCTTCTCCCAGGGGTTTGAAAAATTCCACCCTGTCAGTAGCAGCATCTTGCAGGGCATCGAGCCACGCCTGAAGGACTTCCACCAGCTGCTGCTTCAGCCCCCCAAG GTGGCTCCTATCCTGACGACCATCGGGATCCTGGAGGAGCCCCTCGGCAATGCTCGTCTTCATGGCACCCGCTTGGTTGCCGCCCTGCTTCACACCAACACGCCCAGCGTTAATCAGGAGCTGTGCCGGCTTAACACTATGGACCTGCTGCTG GACCTGTTTTTCAAATACACGTGGAATAACTTCTTGCATTTCCAAGTGGAGCTGTGTATCACGGCCATCCTGATGCACGCCGTGCCCGGAACCAAGCTGCTCACggaaaacgaggaggaggaggaggaggaggaggaggagggaaacgtCTCCTGGGAAAATGCAGAAGCGCCAGAGCCCCTCCTACTGACTCAC CTCTTTCAAAAGTGCTGCTTGGTCCAGAGGATCCTGGATGCCTGGGAGACCAACGACCAAATCCA GGCAGAAGGAGGAATGAGGCGTGGCAACATGGGCCACCTGACCCGAATCGCCAACACCGTTGTGCAAACCGTGGAGAAAGGTCCCGGGCAGAGCCGGATCAGGGAGTTCATCAGAG GTCTCCCTGAAGATTGCAGAGGCCGCTGGGAGAGCTTCGTGGAGGAGACTCTGGTGGAAGCCAACCGAAGGAACACGGTGGATTTG GTGACGGCTCACCACCTGCACTCCTCCAGCGAAGACGAGGAGGCCAAGGCCGCCTTCCCCAGCGAAGTCTCTCTCCAGCAG GCATTCTCCGAGTACCAGGTTCAGCAGATGACGGCCATTTTCATGGATCAGTTCGGCTTTAACGACGAAGAGTTTGCTGATCAGGACGACAACATCAA CACCCCTTTTGACCGGATCGCAGAGATAAACTTCAGCACTGATGTAGAGGATGACAGC GCCAGCGCATCCCTCTTTGAAACCTGCTGCAGCGAACACATCCAGCAATTCGATgacagtgaggaggaggaggaagaggaggaggatattTGGGAGGAGAACGACACAAACTACGCCGCCCAAGCCAAGTCACGGTCGCG CTTTGGAGGACTTCGTTCCGTGGAAGGTTCAAGCAAAGGTAGCCTAGAAAACGGGGAACACGATGATGGCTGCATGGACTCTGGGGAAGAGGAGGCCGAGAAGGAGACAGCTGCCCATTCCGAGGACCCCTGGAAGGCAGAAAACCCGGCCACAGATCCCTCCTCTGAAG gtttcgcttctcatccgagaaccACTGAGGAAGCTTCCagaatgagaagggaaacgtcttcaaggaaagaaACCAAGACCCTCCCGATGACTTTGGGAAAATCACCTTTGGGGCCAGCCTGA
- the PPP6R2 gene encoding serine/threonine-protein phosphatase 6 regulatory subunit 2 isoform X8, producing MFWKFDLNTTSHVDKLLEKEDVTLRELMEEDDVLQECKAQNRKLVDFLCRQACMEELVQLITRQPPLDVDEKVRFKYPNTACELLTSDVPQISDRLGGDEALWDVLYGFLDQEPPLNPLLASFFSKTIGSLIARKAEQVISFLRKKAEFVDLVLKHLETSAMMDLLLRLVSCVEPAPLRQEVLQWLNDAKLVQRLLELIRPHQDEDRQSNASQTLCDIIRLSRDQTNQLQEVADLDPLLASLESQECVEQLLKNMFDEGLTETCLVNGTQVLLTLLEPRRAGLESLSDSFSQGFEKFHPVSSSILQGIEPRLKDFHQLLLQPPKVAPILTTIGILEEPLGNARLHGTRLVAALLHTNTPSVNQELCRLNTMDLLLDLFFKYTWNNFLHFQVELCITAILMHAVPGTKLLTENEEEEEEEEEEGNVSWENAEAPEPLLLTHLFQKCCLVQRILDAWETNDQIQAEGGMRRGNMGHLTRIANTVVQTVEKGPGQSRIREFIRGLPEDCRGRWESFVEETLVEANRRNTVDLVTAHHLHSSSEDEEAKAAFPSEVSLQQAFSEYQVQQMTAIFMDQFGFNDEEFADQDDNINTPFDRIAEINFSTDVEDDSASASLFETCCSEHIQQFDDSEEEEEEEEDIWEENDTNYAAQAKSRSRFGGLRSVEGSSKGSLENGEHDDGCMDSGEEEAEKETAAHSEDPWKAENPATDPSSEGSGWRTAAEPVKSKPPAAWVATDVGSSMWDSVVPGTKAPEERGWAKFPDFQPFCWNEEPHLGTEAPLKGPT from the exons ATGTTTTGGAAGTTCGATCTGAACACAACGTCCCACGTGGACAAACTGCTGGAGAAAGAGGATGTGACCCTGCGTGAGTTGATGGAGGAAGACGATGTCCTGCAGGAGTGCAAAGCCCAGAACCGGAAGCTGGTGGACTTCCTCTGCCGGCAGGCGTGCATGGAGGAGCTGGTGCAGCTGATCACCCGCCAGCCTCCGCTGGACGTGGATGAGAAGGTTCGCTTCAA GTACCCAAACACGGCCTGTGAGCTGCTGACCTCGGACGTGCCCCAGATCAGTGACCGGCTGGGGGGAGACGAGGCCCTGTGGGACGTCCTCTACGGCTTCTTGGACCAGGAGCCTCCCTTGAACCCCTTGCTGGCCAGTTTCTTCAGCAAGACCATCGGCAGCCTCATCGCTAGGAAAGCGGAGCAG GTGATTTCATTCCTCAGGAAGAAAGCCGAGTTTGTCGATCTGGTGCTGAAGCATCTTGAGACGTCCGCCATGATGGACCTGCTGTTGCGACTGGTCAGCTGCGTGGAGCCGGCTCCCCTTCGCCAGGAAGTGCTGCAG TGGCTGAACGACGCAAAGCTTGTCCAGAGGCTGCTGGAGCTGATCCGCCCTCACCAGGATGAAGAT AGACAATCCAATGCTTCTCAAACCTTGTGTGATATCATCAGGCTGAGCAGAGATCAGACCAACCAGCTGCAGGAGGTGGCTGACCTGGACCCTCTGCTGGCATCCCTCGAGTC GCAGGAGTGCGTGGAGCAGCTTCTGAAGAACATGTTTGATGAGGGATTGACGGAGACCTGCCTTGTGAACGGGACCCAGGTTTTGCTGACGCTGCTGGAGCCGAGGAGAGCTGG CTTGGAGTCACTTTCTGACTCCTTCTCCCAGGGGTTTGAAAAATTCCACCCTGTCAGTAGCAGCATCTTGCAGGGCATCGAGCCACGCCTGAAGGACTTCCACCAGCTGCTGCTTCAGCCCCCCAAG GTGGCTCCTATCCTGACGACCATCGGGATCCTGGAGGAGCCCCTCGGCAATGCTCGTCTTCATGGCACCCGCTTGGTTGCCGCCCTGCTTCACACCAACACGCCCAGCGTTAATCAGGAGCTGTGCCGGCTTAACACTATGGACCTGCTGCTG GACCTGTTTTTCAAATACACGTGGAATAACTTCTTGCATTTCCAAGTGGAGCTGTGTATCACGGCCATCCTGATGCACGCCGTGCCCGGAACCAAGCTGCTCACggaaaacgaggaggaggaggaggaggaggaggaggagggaaacgtCTCCTGGGAAAATGCAGAAGCGCCAGAGCCCCTCCTACTGACTCAC CTCTTTCAAAAGTGCTGCTTGGTCCAGAGGATCCTGGATGCCTGGGAGACCAACGACCAAATCCA GGCAGAAGGAGGAATGAGGCGTGGCAACATGGGCCACCTGACCCGAATCGCCAACACCGTTGTGCAAACCGTGGAGAAAGGTCCCGGGCAGAGCCGGATCAGGGAGTTCATCAGAG GTCTCCCTGAAGATTGCAGAGGCCGCTGGGAGAGCTTCGTGGAGGAGACTCTGGTGGAAGCCAACCGAAGGAACACGGTGGATTTG GTGACGGCTCACCACCTGCACTCCTCCAGCGAAGACGAGGAGGCCAAGGCCGCCTTCCCCAGCGAAGTCTCTCTCCAGCAG GCATTCTCCGAGTACCAGGTTCAGCAGATGACGGCCATTTTCATGGATCAGTTCGGCTTTAACGACGAAGAGTTTGCTGATCAGGACGACAACATCAA CACCCCTTTTGACCGGATCGCAGAGATAAACTTCAGCACTGATGTAGAGGATGACAGC GCCAGCGCATCCCTCTTTGAAACCTGCTGCAGCGAACACATCCAGCAATTCGATgacagtgaggaggaggaggaagaggaggaggatattTGGGAGGAGAACGACACAAACTACGCCGCCCAAGCCAAGTCACGGTCGCG CTTTGGAGGACTTCGTTCCGTGGAAGGTTCAAGCAAAGGTAGCCTAGAAAACGGGGAACACGATGATGGCTGCATGGACTCTGGGGAAGAGGAGGCCGAGAAGGAGACAGCTGCCCATTCCGAGGACCCCTGGAAGGCAGAAAACCCGGCCACAGATCCCTCCTCTGAAG GGTCTGGGTGGAGAACGGCCGCTGAGCCCGTGAAGTCCAAGCCTCCGGCCGCTTGGGTGGCCACAGACGTTGGCTCCAGCATGTGGGATTCCGTAGTGCCCGGCACAAAGGCTCCCGAAGAGCGGGGCTGGGCCAAGTTCCCGGACTTCCAACCCTTCTGCTG
- the PPP6R2 gene encoding serine/threonine-protein phosphatase 6 regulatory subunit 2 isoform X10, with product MFWKFDLNTTSHVDKLLEKEDVTLRELMEEDDVLQECKAQNRKLVDFLCRQACMEELVQLITRQPPLDVDEKVRFKYPNTACELLTSDVPQISDRLGGDEALWDVLYGFLDQEPPLNPLLASFFSKTIGSLIARKAEQVISFLRKKAEFVDLVLKHLETSAMMDLLLRLVSCVEPAPLRQEVLQWLNDAKLVQRLLELIRPHQDEDRQSNASQTLCDIIRLSRDQTNQLQEVADLDPLLASLESQECVEQLLKNMFDEGLTETCLVNGTQVLLTLLEPRRAGLESLSDSFSQGFEKFHPVSSSILQGIEPRLKDFHQLLLQPPKVAPILTTIGILEEPLGNARLHGTRLVAALLHTNTPSVNQELCRLNTMDLLLDLFFKYTWNNFLHFQVELCITAILMHAVPGTKLLTENEEEEEEEEEEGNVSWENAEAPEPLLLTHLFQKCCLVQRILDAWETNDQIQAEGGMRRGNMGHLTRIANTVVQTVEKGPGQSRIREFIRGLPEDCRGRWESFVEETLVEANRRNTVDLVTAHHLHSSSEDEEAKAAFPSEVSLQQAFSEYQVQQMTAIFMDQFGFNDEEFADQDDNINTPFDRIAEINFSTDVEDDSASASLFETCCSEHIQQFDDSEEEEEEEEDIWEENDTNYAAQAKSRSRFGGLRSVEGSSKGSLENGEHDDGCMDSGEEEAEKETAAHSEDPWKAENPATDPSSEGLLFLGVARLKAFEDGIPELSTVEQGETPPPPLPAFVQFL from the exons ATGTTTTGGAAGTTCGATCTGAACACAACGTCCCACGTGGACAAACTGCTGGAGAAAGAGGATGTGACCCTGCGTGAGTTGATGGAGGAAGACGATGTCCTGCAGGAGTGCAAAGCCCAGAACCGGAAGCTGGTGGACTTCCTCTGCCGGCAGGCGTGCATGGAGGAGCTGGTGCAGCTGATCACCCGCCAGCCTCCGCTGGACGTGGATGAGAAGGTTCGCTTCAA GTACCCAAACACGGCCTGTGAGCTGCTGACCTCGGACGTGCCCCAGATCAGTGACCGGCTGGGGGGAGACGAGGCCCTGTGGGACGTCCTCTACGGCTTCTTGGACCAGGAGCCTCCCTTGAACCCCTTGCTGGCCAGTTTCTTCAGCAAGACCATCGGCAGCCTCATCGCTAGGAAAGCGGAGCAG GTGATTTCATTCCTCAGGAAGAAAGCCGAGTTTGTCGATCTGGTGCTGAAGCATCTTGAGACGTCCGCCATGATGGACCTGCTGTTGCGACTGGTCAGCTGCGTGGAGCCGGCTCCCCTTCGCCAGGAAGTGCTGCAG TGGCTGAACGACGCAAAGCTTGTCCAGAGGCTGCTGGAGCTGATCCGCCCTCACCAGGATGAAGAT AGACAATCCAATGCTTCTCAAACCTTGTGTGATATCATCAGGCTGAGCAGAGATCAGACCAACCAGCTGCAGGAGGTGGCTGACCTGGACCCTCTGCTGGCATCCCTCGAGTC GCAGGAGTGCGTGGAGCAGCTTCTGAAGAACATGTTTGATGAGGGATTGACGGAGACCTGCCTTGTGAACGGGACCCAGGTTTTGCTGACGCTGCTGGAGCCGAGGAGAGCTGG CTTGGAGTCACTTTCTGACTCCTTCTCCCAGGGGTTTGAAAAATTCCACCCTGTCAGTAGCAGCATCTTGCAGGGCATCGAGCCACGCCTGAAGGACTTCCACCAGCTGCTGCTTCAGCCCCCCAAG GTGGCTCCTATCCTGACGACCATCGGGATCCTGGAGGAGCCCCTCGGCAATGCTCGTCTTCATGGCACCCGCTTGGTTGCCGCCCTGCTTCACACCAACACGCCCAGCGTTAATCAGGAGCTGTGCCGGCTTAACACTATGGACCTGCTGCTG GACCTGTTTTTCAAATACACGTGGAATAACTTCTTGCATTTCCAAGTGGAGCTGTGTATCACGGCCATCCTGATGCACGCCGTGCCCGGAACCAAGCTGCTCACggaaaacgaggaggaggaggaggaggaggaggaggagggaaacgtCTCCTGGGAAAATGCAGAAGCGCCAGAGCCCCTCCTACTGACTCAC CTCTTTCAAAAGTGCTGCTTGGTCCAGAGGATCCTGGATGCCTGGGAGACCAACGACCAAATCCA GGCAGAAGGAGGAATGAGGCGTGGCAACATGGGCCACCTGACCCGAATCGCCAACACCGTTGTGCAAACCGTGGAGAAAGGTCCCGGGCAGAGCCGGATCAGGGAGTTCATCAGAG GTCTCCCTGAAGATTGCAGAGGCCGCTGGGAGAGCTTCGTGGAGGAGACTCTGGTGGAAGCCAACCGAAGGAACACGGTGGATTTG GTGACGGCTCACCACCTGCACTCCTCCAGCGAAGACGAGGAGGCCAAGGCCGCCTTCCCCAGCGAAGTCTCTCTCCAGCAG GCATTCTCCGAGTACCAGGTTCAGCAGATGACGGCCATTTTCATGGATCAGTTCGGCTTTAACGACGAAGAGTTTGCTGATCAGGACGACAACATCAA CACCCCTTTTGACCGGATCGCAGAGATAAACTTCAGCACTGATGTAGAGGATGACAGC GCCAGCGCATCCCTCTTTGAAACCTGCTGCAGCGAACACATCCAGCAATTCGATgacagtgaggaggaggaggaagaggaggaggatattTGGGAGGAGAACGACACAAACTACGCCGCCCAAGCCAAGTCACGGTCGCG CTTTGGAGGACTTCGTTCCGTGGAAGGTTCAAGCAAAGGTAGCCTAGAAAACGGGGAACACGATGATGGCTGCATGGACTCTGGGGAAGAGGAGGCCGAGAAGGAGACAGCTGCCCATTCCGAGGACCCCTGGAAGGCAGAAAACCCGGCCACAGATCCCTCCTCTGAAG GACTCCTGTTCCTCGGGGTTGCCAGGTTGAAGGCTTTTGAGGATGGGATCCCAGAACTCTCCACTGTCGAGCAAggcgagaccccccccccccctctccctgcctTCGTTCAGTTCCTCTGA